GCTTTATTACTTCAAACCGCTTAAACTAACTATCCACTTTTTTGGGTAAGGTCAAATCGAGGATTTTAGGTAAAGATCACCCCAGCACTAAAACCAAAGTAGGATGGTTGGAAGATTTACTACGCATTTGCGATCGTAAATCTAAACCTTCGATTTTGCGATCTATCCAGTGTTTTTCAGGATAGCGATTATGTTAGCTCCAATTAAATTGGCGTATTATGGAAGTATGAAGCATCAAAAATTAATATTTCAGATCTCGGGGTAATTTCAGGGGTATCTCAATTCATTGGGATCCCAACGTTTTGAGATTGGGATCCCAGATCAAATGAGATGCTACACCCACTACAACCAGATCAAATGAGATGCTACATACATACACTCACTCACTACAATTGATTAAGTTCTTGTTATATGCCGAGTTTGGGTTCAGGTTTAATGCTTTAATGCAATAATTCTAAACCTTAGGCATTGTGTCAGTAATAGTATTCATCAATCAAAAAGGCGGCTGCGGCAAATCCACCACCTCAGTACATTTTGCTTACTGGTTGGCCAAGCAATCGGGCTCAGTGGCGATCGTTGATGCCGATGCCCAGCAAAGTAGCTCACAGTGGGTTGAGGGGATCAATCAGGATATCCCCTACTTCGTGATTCAATCACCCGATGATCTACTCGAAAAAGTACCGCAGGTGGTGACTGAGTATCAGCATGTGGTGATCGATGGCCCAGCCAGCATTGCCGAAACCACCAGGGCGATCTTATTCAGGGCTGATCTGGCCGTGATTCCCTGCCAGCCAACTGGGGTTGATTTGCGCTCCACCTCCGATGCGGTGCGATTAGTCAAGCAAGCCCAATCTGTACGCGGCGGGCCACCGATGGCAACAGTTTTTTTGTCGCGGGCGGTCAAAGGAACTAAGCTAAAGGATGAGGCATTGCAACTACTTGCTCAAGTTGAGGGTGTAAAATTGCTCAATTCAATTATTCATCAAAAACAGGCGATCGCTGACACCAGTGGTCAATCAGCCACGGTATGGGACTTATCAAGCCGGCCAGCCAAGGAGTCGGCGCTGGAATACGCAGATTTGTTTACGGAAATCATGGAGTTATTGCCATGACCAGGAAACCCCGCAAACCCCTGAATGACGCACTGGCCAGCGAGTTTGTATATGGCGAAGGTGATGAAAATACGCAAGCGTCTATCTCGCCAGAAGCCGGATCAAAAACATCACCAGAAATTGAACCACAACCCAAACAATCGGTGCTGCCGGAACAGCCTCGGGAAAAAGCAATAAAGCAAGAACAGCAAGAACAGTTAGAGCAAAAAGATCAGCCTGAGCCAGAACAGGCAAAAGCTGCTACACCTGCCACAGCGAAGCGATCGCCAAGGGCAAGCAGGTCAATCCAGTCTGGGGCAAGGAAAACTACTGCTCGTGGTACTAAAACCACTACTAGTAGCACCAGTTCGCGGACTAGCCGCAGTAGCAATCAAGCTAAGTCAACTACTAAACCCAGTTCTAAACCTAGCGCTAAAACCAGTTCTGAACCAAGTCAGAATGAGCCAAGCGAACAGGTCAAGCAAGTTAATAGGCAAAGCAAGTCAACCAGGCCAAGTATTGGGCAACGTCCAGTTATGAGTAGATCCCCAAAATTGATCAGGGCAAATCAGCTTAGTCCGGCGAAGTTGCCCCCCAGTCGTTATGCGGCAATGTCGTTAAAACCCAGGCCATCGGGGCGGGAAGCAAATGTGATGTTGAAGCTAGAGATACCTGGTTCGCTGTATAAAAAATTATCGATCGTGGCGACCAGGTCGGGCAAATCTAAGGCAGAAATTATCCGACAACTACTGGACGATCGAATGGATAGCCTCATGGCTGAGCTTGATTTGCTTGACGAGCCGAAGAATCAAACTGATACTTAAAAATAATAATTGGATTGATTTTTTAGGTTCAAGCACAATATGACTCAATGGCATCAAATCAGTGGCGGGGTCACTGCCGCGCAAGGCTATAAAGCGGCTGGAATTACAGCAGGGCTCAAATCCTCTGGTAAACCTGATTTAGCCTTAATTTGCTCAGATGTGGGGGCGATCGCTGCTGGCGTATTTACCAAGTCTTGTGTGCGGGCAGCCTGCGTAGATTTCGATCGCCAGGTATTAGAATCAGGCGCGATCGTGCGAGCAATTTTGTGTAATGCTGGCCAGGCCAATGCCAGCACTGGTGAAGAGGGTTGGCAGAATGCGGTTGAATGTGCCCAATTGGTGCAAAAGGCGATCGGCACAACTGAAGCGGTGATGGTGACTTCAACTGGCGTAATTGGCAAGCAACTCTTGATGGACAAAATGCGATCGGGCATTCCCCAAGTAGTTACGGCTCTGACCGCTGATGGTGGCGAGGCGGCCGCAGGGGCAATCATGACCACTGATACCGTGCCGAAGA
The sequence above is a segment of the Pseudanabaena sp. PCC 7367 genome. Coding sequences within it:
- a CDS encoding AAA family ATPase; translated protein: MSVIVFINQKGGCGKSTTSVHFAYWLAKQSGSVAIVDADAQQSSSQWVEGINQDIPYFVIQSPDDLLEKVPQVVTEYQHVVIDGPASIAETTRAILFRADLAVIPCQPTGVDLRSTSDAVRLVKQAQSVRGGPPMATVFLSRAVKGTKLKDEALQLLAQVEGVKLLNSIIHQKQAIADTSGQSATVWDLSSRPAKESALEYADLFTEIMELLP